TCCGACATGGCAGGCCATGCGCCTGAGCCGCAACCGCAACTGGGGCCATCCGGAGGCGATCGCCTTTGTCGAGCGGCTGAGCCGGTTCGCCGCGACGCAGCCCGGCTGGAAGGGTCTCTATATCGGCGATATCAGCCAGCCGCGGGGCGGGCCGATGACCTCGGGCCACCAGAGTCACCAGATGGGGCTGGATATCGACATCTGGATGCTGCCGCCGAAACGGCTGAACCTGAGCCGGGCCGAGCGGGAGAAGATCAGCTCGGTGTCTGTGCGGTCGCAAGACCAGCGGCGGGTGAACGGCAACTGGACACCGCAGCATATGGAAATCCTGAAAGCCGCCGCGGAGGACCCTGCCGTGGACCGGATCTTCGTCACCGCACCGGCCAAGATCGCCATGTGCAACGCGGCGCGAGGCAACAAGAAATGGCTGCAGAAGATCCGCCCACTCTGGGGGCATCATTATCATTTCCATGTTCGGCTGAAATGTCCGTCGGGGATGGGCGGGTGCCAGACCCAGACGCCCAGTGTGCGCGATCTGTCCAAGGGCGGCACGGGCTGCGACGAGACCCTGAACTGGTGGGTCACCGATGCGCTCGACCCGCCGAAAAAGACCGTGAAACCCGCCAAGCCGGCGCCGAAACGGCCCAATGCGCGCGATTTCGTGCTCGCCGATCTGCCGCAGCAATGCCAAACCGTCCTCGCCGCGCGCTAGCGGTCTGTTGCCTGGTCCTGTGGGCTTCGACCGCGGGTGCGGCGGAGCTGGTCGGTCGGATTACTTGGACGGATCCTCACCCGCTTTTCGGGGGGTTTTCCGGGTTGGCGGTGGCGGAGAACGGGACCGACATCGTGGCCCTCGGAGACCGCGCGGTGCTCGCCGATGGGGTATTGAGCCGCGATGCGAACGGTAACCTGAACGGGATCACGCGCGGTCGACTGATGCCGCTGCTTCGGAAGAACGGTGATGGTCTGCCTGAGTATTTCAGGGATTCGGAGGGGCTGCACCGATATCCCGATGGTCGGTTGCTGATTTCCTTTGAAGGCTATCACAGGGTGGAACACCATGACCCCGAGACAGGACGCATGCTGGGCCGGTTACCCCGTCCGGCCTTTTTCGACGAGTTCCAGAACAATTCCAGCCTCGAAGCACTGGCCGCTGACAGTCGTGGCTGGATCTACATGGTGCCGGAACGCTCAGGCAAGTTGGACCGGCCCTTTCCGGTTTACCGCTTCGACGGCGAGGCATGGAGCGTACCCTTCGCCCTGCGGCGGGACGGGGATTTCCTGGTGGTCGGGATGGATTTCGGGCCGGATGGGCGTCTTTACCTGCTGGAGCGTGCGCTGCGCGGCCTGTTCTTTGCCACGCGGGTCCGACGGTTCGAGATCGCCGAAGGTGCGCGGGTGGTTTCGGAAGAGACGCTGCTGGAGACCGCCGCCGGCACCCATGATAACCTCGAAGGCATCTCGGTCTGGCGAGATGGTGCGGGAGACATCCGCATAACCATGATTTCCGACGACAATTTTCGTTTCCTGCAGCGCACGGAGATCGTGGAGTACCGGCTCGACTAGGGTTGCGGGCCTGCGCCACAGGCGTTAGACCGCACTATCCGCGCCCCCGGCGCCAAGTCTCCGCAACCTTGTAAAAACGGACCACAGACATGACCCGTATTCATCTGCCCGGCATCGTCGCCATGGCGGCCATCGTCGTCGCCTCCAACATTCTCGTGCAATTCCTCTTCGGCAACTGGCTGACCTGGGGCGCGTTCACCTATCCGCTGGCGTTTCTGGTCACGGACCTGATGAACCGGCTCTACGGGGCGCAGGCCGCGCGTCGAGTTGTGGCCGTGGGCTTTGCCGTCGGCGTGGTCTGCTCGTTGATCGGCACGCAGATCATGGGTGAATTCGGCCCGCTTGTGACCCTGCGCATCGCCATCGGCTCGGGCCTCGCGTTTCTGACCGCACAGCTTGTCGACATCGCCGTGTTCAACCGGCTGCGCGAAGGCTCCTGGTGGCGGGCACCGCTGGCCTCCACCCTGGTGGGATCGAGCCTGGATACGGCAATCTTCTTCACCATCGCGTTCTCAGGCGCCCTGACTTTCCTGGAACCGACAAACGACGTGTCCTGGGCCGGAGAGGCGGTGCCGCTGCTCGGTCTGGGGCCGGTCGCACCGCTTTGGGTGTCGCTGGCCGTGGCGGACTTGATGGTCAAGCTGTCGCTCGCCATTCTGGCGCTCATCCCGTTTCGAGTGATTTTGCGCCGCCTTCGCCCAAACCTAGCATAAAAAGTTTTGACATACACAAAATCTGTGGCAGCATCTCCTGAGGTTCAACAAACGAAAGGAGGTGATCCAGTGTCTAAAAAGGTATTGGAGAGAGGTGTCGGGACAACTGGGGAGGCGCGCCTCTGAGGCAGCCCTTGGCGACGTGATCGCCCCAGCGGATCGGTTTGCACGACAGGCTTATCTAACCGACCCCACCTCCGAAACTTTCGGCTGGGCCGCCCCGAACCGGGCGGCCCTTTCGCATTCAATACGGGCCTTTTCGACCTTGTGACATGTCCCGAAATGCGGTTTGCAACCCCGGAGGGCGCGCAGCACTGTGCGACCAGGCAACGGAGCGGTGTCATGTCCGAAACGATCATCCTGGGATGGGAAGAATGGGTGAGCGCGCCGGGACTGGGCCTGCCTGCACTCAAGGCGAAGGTGGATACCGGCGCGCGGACCTCGGCGCTGCATGCGTCGGTGATCGAGCCGTTCGGGCCGCCGGATGCTCCGCAAGTGCGGTTCCTGATCCAGCCTGATCCGGACAACCCGGGGCTGGAGATCACCTGTTCCGCCCCGGTGACGGATCGGCGCAACGTGACCAGTTCGAACGGCGAGACGGAGTTGCGCTTTGTCATCCAGACCGAGCTGCAGATCGGCGACCGGCGATGGCCGGTGGAGATGACCCTGACGAACCGGGACCAGATGGCCTACCGGATGTTGTTGGGCCGAACCTCGATCACCGAAGGCATGCAAGTCGACCCCAACAGTTCGTTCGTGCAGCCGGAGTTGAGCTTCGATCTCTACAAGGCGATCCCGCGCAAACGGCCGACCAAGCGCCCCCTGCGCATCGCCCTGCTGACCCGGGAGCCCGACAACTATTCCAGCAAGCGATTGATCGAGGCCGCTGAAGCGCGCGGCCACGTGATCGAGACCATCGACACCACGCGCTGCTACATGCGGATTGGCGGCGTCGCGCCGGAAATCCATTATGACGGCAAGGTCCTGCCCCGGTTCGATGCGGTGATCCCGCGGATCGGGGCCTCGGTCACCTCGTACGGCATGGCGGTGCTGCGACAGTTCAAAGGGACCGGGGCCTACTGCCTGAACTCGGCCGATGCGATCGGGCGGTCACGGGACAAACTGCTCGCACATCAGATCCTGTCCCAGGCGCAGATCCGGATGCCGGTGACCGCCTTCGCCGCCTCACCCAAGGATACCAAGGATCTGGTCGGGTTGGCGGGGGGTACGCCGCTGGTGGTCAAGCTGCTGGAAAGTACGCAGGGGCGCGGCGTCGTTCTGGCCGAGACGCGCAAGGCGGGCGAAAGCCTGATCGACGCCTTCCGGGGGCTGAACGCGAGTTTCCTGGTGCAGGAATTCGTGGCCGAGGCTGCAGGTTCGGACCTGCGATGTTTCGTGGTGGGCGGCAAGGTCGTGGGCGGCATCAAGCGCACCGCGGCGGAAGGCGAGTTTCGGTCGAACCTGCACCGGGGCGGATCGGCGAAATCCGTGCGCCTGACCAAGGCGGAGCGCGACGTGGCAAGACGTGCGGCGCGGGAATTGGGGTTGCAGGTCGCCGGCGTGGATATCTTGCAGAGCTCGGACGGGCCGAAGGTCCTGGAGGTGAACTCCTCCCCCGGGTTGCAGGGGATCGAGACCGCCACGGGCAAGGATATCGCCACCATGATGATCATGCATCTGGAGGCGCAGGTCCGTCCCTTGGCACAGTTACGCGAAGGCGGACTCCGCAAGCCGAAATCCGGCAAGCGGCTCGCCTGAGCGGGCGGGATTGCGTATCGTAAGGCAAGCTTGACGGCGGAGACGATGCTCAGGATCAGCGATACGATAACCTTGGAGGACTGGGAGATGTCCGAAAGCTTCATGCGGGCTTCGGGCCCGGGCGGGCAGAACGTGAACAAGGTGTCCTCCGCGGTCGAGTTGCGCTTCGAAGCCGCGCGGAGCCCCAACCTGCCCGACCCGGTGAAAGGACGATTGCGACGGCTGGCCGGGCGGCGCTGGACCAAGGATGGGGCCGTGGTGCTGCAGGTGGACGAGACCCGCAGCCAGGTGCGTAACCGCGAGATTGCCCGGGACCGGCTGGCGGAGTTGATCCGGGAGGCCCTGAAGCGACCTGTACGGCGGATCCCGACCAAGCCCACGCTCGGCTCGAAACGGCGACGGCTGGCGGCCAAGACCCAGCGCGGGCAGGTCAAGGCCCTGCGCGGCAAGGTACAGGACGGCGAATGAGCGATCTGCTGAAGCGGCGCGCGCGCCTGATGGGGCCGAATGTGCCGACCTTCTACGACCCGCCCTTGCATATCGTGCGGGGTGAAGGCGTCTGGCTCTGGGACGCAGGGGGGCGTCGGTACCTCGATTGTTACAACAACGTGCCCCATGTGGGGCATTGTCATCCCCGAGTGGTCGACGCGATCGCCCGGCAGGCCCGGGTGCTCAACACCCATACGCGGTACCTGCACGAGGGGGTGCTCGACTATATCGAACGGCTGACCGGGACCATGGACAACGGGCTCGATCAGGCGCTGCTGGTCTGCACCGGGTCCGAAGCGGTGGATGTGGCGCTGCGGATGGCGCGCGCGGCCACGGGCAAAACCGGGTTGATTGCCACCGACAACACCTATCACGGCAACACCACTGCCGTGGCGCAGCTGAGCACCCGGCGCCCGCCCATCGGGGGCTATTCGGACCATGTGCGATTGGTGCCCGCGCCGGAGCCGGGCACCGATGGCGCGGCCTTCGGGGCCCATGTCGCGCGGGCTGCCGCCGAGTTGGAGACCGCCGGGCATGGGGTTGCCGCCCTGATCGTTTGCCCGATCTTTGCAAACGAGGGGCTACCCTGTCTGCCGCGCGGGTTTCTCGAACCGGCGGTAGCGGCACTGCGGACCCGTGGCGGGCTGCTGATTTCCGACGAGGTGCAGCCGGGCTTCGGGCGGCTGGGCGATGTGTTCTGGGGGTATCAGGCGCTGGGCATCGCGCCGGATGTTGTGACATTGGGCAAATCCATGGGCAATGGCTACCCGGTTGCGGGGGTGGTGGCGCGGACAGAGATCATGGGCGCGTTTCGGGAGGCATTCGGCTATTTCAATACCTTCGGCGGCTCGCCCGTCGCGGCCGCGGCGGCCATGGCGGTGCTGGATGTGCTGGAAGACGAAGGGCTGGTCGAGAACGCGAAACGGGTCGGGCGATACACGCTTGAAAGGCTCCAGGCGCTGCGCCACCCGGCGATTGACGGTGTCCGGGGATACGGGCTGGCCTTCGCCTTGGATCTTGTCGATACAGACGGGGCTCCCAACACGGCCCTCGCGGCGGCCGTGACTGAAGAAGCCAAGCGGCGCAGCGTTTTGATCAACCGGATCGGGCGCGACATGCATATCCTGAAAATCCGCCCGCCCCTGCCCTTTGCGCCAGAGCATGGCGACCGGCTGGGCGACGTGTTGCAAGCGGCGTTCGACGCATGCCCGCGCTGATTGCAGCAGAGGCCCAAGCGGCCTGGGGGTGCGTCGAGACGCCGGAATTGCTCAGCCACCGGGAGAACACGGTGTTCGCCGTGCGCTTGCCCGATGGGGCACGGGCAGCACTGCGGGTGCATCGACCCGGCTACAAGACAGCGGCGGAGATCGCCGAAGAGCTGGCTTTTTGCGCCGGGTTGGCGGGGGCAGGCATCGCCTGTCCACGCGGGGTACCGACCTTGGCGGGGGACTGGCTTTGGCACGGGCAGGACGGGCAGGTGGTCAGCATTGTCAGTTGGGTTGCGGGGGCGCCCTTGGGGGCAGGCGACCAGGATCTCCCGCCGGAGGCACCGCGGCTTTATGCGGAACTTGGCGCAACCCTCGCGCAGATGCACCAGGCCGCCGCCGGTCTCGGCGGGGTCGGCTCGGCACGACCGGCCTGGGATATCGACGGTTTGACCGGGCCGGATCCGATCTGGGGGCGATATTGGGAAAGCCCGTGCTTGTCTTCGGCAGAGGCCGCCCTGATGATCCGGGCGCGGAACCATGCGCGCGGGATCTTGGGCGACGCCGGGGGAGAGCTGATCCGGGGCATGGTGCACGCCGACCCTCTGCGCGAGAACGTGTTCATCACCAAAACGGGGCTGGCGCTGATCGATTTTGACGACTGCGGACCGGGGTTCCGGGCCTACGACATCGCCGTGGCCCTGACACAAAGCCTCGATGATCCGGACTTGCCTGTGCTCCGGCAGTCGATCGTGGGCGGGTATGCAGAGGTATCCGCCCTGTCCGAGGCGGAACTCGCCTGTTTGCCGGTCTTTTCCATGTTGCGCAGCTGTTGTGCCCTGGCGTGGGTCGGACCCCGCTTTGCCGCAAGCCACCCGAAACTGCATCTCTACAAGGCACGGGCACTGCGGGCCGCCGAGGCGGTTCTGGCCAGGCGCGATATACTCGCGGGCTAGACGATCACCTCTTGCGGAACTTGCGCACCGAGGCCGAAGACACGCTTGTAACGCGCAACCTCGTCGGCCGGACCCATGGCCTTGTTGGGATTGTCGCTAAGCTTGACGGTCGGGCGGCCATTGGCGCTGACCGCCTTGCAGACCAGCGAGAAGGGCGCGAGCCCATCCCCCTCCACCAACCCGCGAAAATCGTTGGTCAGCAATGTGCCCCACCCGAAGGACACCCGGACCCGCCCAGAAAACTGGACCTGCAGCTCGGCGATCTTGTCCACATCGAGCCCGTCGGAGAAGATGATCAGCTTTTCACGCGGATCCTCACCCCGGGACCGCCACCAGGCAATGGCGCGCTCGGCGCCGGTCGCGGGATCGCCACTGTCGATGCGGATACCCGTCCAGCCCGTGAGCCAGTCCGGCGCCTCGGCCAGAAAGCCTTCGGTGCCATAGGTGTCGGGCAGGATGATGCGCAGGTTGCCCTCGTGCTCCTCGTGCCAGTCCGCAAGTACCTGGTAGGGGGCCTTGCGCAGTTCCGCGTCGCTGTCGGCGAGGGCCGAGTAGACCATGGGCAGCTCATGCGCGTTCGTGCCGATGGCTTCGACCTCCCGGCGCATGGCGATCAGGCAGTTGGAGGTGCCCACGAATTTCTGGGCGAGACCCTCGATCATGGCCTGCACGCAGCGGTCCTGCCACATGAAGGAATGTCGCCGTCTTGTGCCGAAATCCGCCAAGCGCAAGTCGGGAATGTCGCGCAGACGTTCGACTTTCTCCCACAGGCGGGTCATGGCGCGGGCATAAAGCACCTGCAACTCGAACTTGCCCATGTCGCGGAGAACAGCGCGGGAGCGCAGCTCCATCAAAATGGCGAGGGCGGGAATTTCCCACAGCATGACCTCGTGCCACTGCCCTTCGAAGGTCAGCTCATACTGCCCGTCGCGCTTGGTCAGGGTGTAGGGCGGCAGGCGCATGCCCTCGAACCACTCCATGAAATCGGAGCGGAACATCTGGCGCTTGCCATAGAACATGTTGCCGCGCAGCCAGGTGGATTCGCCGCGGCTGAGCGAAAGGGAACGAATATGGTCGAGCTGTTCGCGCAGCTCGCCTTCGTCGATCAGCTCGGCCAGGCGAATGTCGGTGGAGCGATTGATGAGGCTGAAGGTAACGCGGGTGTCCGGGCGGTTGCGGAACACCGACTGGCACATCAGCAACTTGTAGAAGTCTGTGTCGATCAGAGACCGGACAATCGGGTCGATTTTCCAGTTATGATTGTAGACCCGCTCAGCGATATCGACCAAAAGCCCGTCTCCCTCACAGCCCAGTCGCTGAGACTTCCGCTCTCGTGATAACGGATCGGCACCGCAGACGCAAAGCGGCTAGACCGCGGCGGAGTGTCGGGGGGGCGGTTGGGCAGCGTTGTCCGGGGCAATTGCAGAATCTCGCGTGGCCCTTGCAATGGTCCTCAAGAGGTCGTTGCGCCGGATCGGCTTGGTCAGGAACCCATCCATACCGGCCGCGAGGCACCGCTCCCGGTCGCTGGCGAAGGCGTTGGCGGTCAAGGCAATGATCGGAACCGGTGCGTTCGTGCATCGGCTGGCCTCCAGCGCACGGATGCGGCGCGTGGCCTCGAGCCCGTCGCACCGGGGCATGGACATATCCATCAGGATCAGGTCCGGCACGTCGGCGGCGAAGGCTTCGACTGCTTCGACCCCGTCCTTGGCGAACCGCATCCCGTCCTTGAGCGGCGAGAGGAGTTTAGCAAGCAACAGCCGATTGGTGCGATTGTCATCGGCGATCAGGAGCCGCAGGCTTGCGGGCAGGTCGGCTTCGTCATCGGCGCAGATGCGCGGCGAGACCTCAACCGGTTGCATGACGTCCAGCCCGGTGACGAACTCCATGGTGAAGCAGGAGCCTTTCCCCGGCACCGAGGTCACGGTGATGTCGCCGCCCATCTGCTGCGTCAGTTGCCGCGAGATGGCCAAGCCAAGGCCCGTGCCCCCGAAGTCGCGCGTCGTGGCACTGTCGGCCTGGGCGAAGGCGTCGAAGATCTGGTCGAGCCGATCGGCAGGAATGCCGATACCGGTGTCCTGCACGGCGAGGGTGACACGCGGCGGCGCGGCGCCCGTATCCACGGCGGCGCGCAGGCTCACTGCGCCTGCCCGGGTAAACTTGATGGCATTGCCCATCAGGTTGAGAAACACCTGCCGCACGCGGCCCGGATCGCCAAGTATACGGCCCTCGGGAAGACCGCTGACGTCAACGCTCAGCGACAGCCCCTTCTCATTCGCCAGCGGGCGGACCAGATCCAGCGCGGCCTGGAGTTCAGCGCGGAGATCGAATGGTAACTGATCGATCTCCATCTTGCCGGCTTCAAGCTTGGACAGGTCGAGGATGTCGTTGATGATGGTCAAGAGCCCCTCGCCGGAGGCGAGGATCGTTTGCAGATTGCCGCGATGCTCGGGATCGAGCGGACCCGACAACATGACATCGGACATGCCGATGATACCATTCAGGGGCGTCCGAATCTCGTGGCTGATCATGGCGAGGAATTGGGCCTTGGCGCGTGCGCCCTCTTCGGCAGCGGTCTTGGCGGCCGCAAGCTCCTGTTCGCGCTGCTTGGCCTGGGTGATGTCGCGCTCGATCGCCACCTCGCCGACCACGTTCCCGTCACTGTCCATCATAGGGGTGATGTTCGTCTCGACCCAGATGTCCTTGCCAAATTTTGTGCGGTTGATCAGCTCCAACCGAACGGGCTCATGGGTCCGGCGCGCGTTGAGGATCGCCTCTATCGCCTCGGTGTCGGTGTTCGGCCCATTGAGAAGCTCCGCCGGGGTGCGGCCGAGCGCTTCCTCCACCGTGTATCCGGTCACCCGCGTGAAGCTGGCATTGACGTACTCGATATGCCCGGCGCGGTCGGTCACGATCACGCTGTCATTGGCATTCGCCGCGACCATGGCGAGGTGCCGGGCCTCCCGTTCGCGGGCGCGAAGGGTCTGATAGGAGCGGTCAAGACGTTCCTGACCCTCCAACATTTCCCGCTCCATCTTGATGCGCTTTGTGTAGCTGCGCAGCACGAAGGACACGAAAGAATACGCCATGTAGAGCAAAAGAAGCGTGGCGAGGGAGTCGAAGACGAGTTGCCCCCGCCCCCCGCGACCCTGGAGACCGTCCAAGGCAAAAAGAACGGCTATCACAAGGATGTAAATGACGAGCCGCGCCTCGGTCGCCCGCCGGTTGTAAGGGAAGACCAGGCTGGCGTTTATGATTGCACCACAGAGGTAAGCGACCGCGAAGAAGCGCGCCTCGGGACCGGCGGTCGCATGCCATCCGATCCAGACGCAGGCCGCGATGGACAGGGCCTGGACAGCTGCAGTACCGGTTGACACTATCCGCGCGCCGCGGCCGAAACTCCGCCGTTTGATCAGGACCCACAGGGTCAGGCAATCCACCGCTTCGCCCAGGAGGGCCAAGGCCAGCGCCAGAAGACCTATTTGTGGGCTGACAAGCACCCATAGGATCAGCGCACCAAGCAAGGTCAGAACCTGCCGGGCAGCGAAATGGCCGACCCGCCCCCGCGCATAGGCGGCGAACCGGCCCTCATCACTGATCCGGTTCTCGAATTTCTGGCGCGCATTCTGCGCTTGGGGCGCGGGTTGGGGCATGGCCTCCGCCGACTGGTCAACGGAGTCTGTGTTGCAGAGAAACGTTAATTTTCTCTGCACATGGCTTGTTCACACGTCCGAGAGACGCACGCCGGCCTCCTGCATCGCGGTGCAGGCGGATGCCAGCGAGCCGTCGAGGTCGATGGCGCGGCACAGGTCGGTGCGAACAGTGACGGCAAAGCCCAGTTTGGCCGCATCCACCGCCGAGTAATGCACACAGAAATCCGTGGCGAGCCCCACCAGCGTCAGGTCCGTGATGCCGCGGCTGCGCAGATACCCGTCAAGCCCCGTTGGAGTTTCATGATCGTTCTCGAAGAACGCAGAATAACTGTCGATGGCCGGGCGAAACCCCTTGCGCACGATCATGTCGGCACGGGTCGTATCCAGATCGGGGTGAAATGCCGCCCCGTCACTGCCTTGTACGCAATGGTCCGGCCAAAGGACCTGCGGGCCATAGGGCATATCGATCATCGACAGGGGAGCGGCTCCGGGATGACTACTGGCAAAAGAACTGTGACCCGCCGGGTGCCAATCCTGGGTGAGCACCACCGCTTCGGCCTCAGCCATCAGGGCGTTGATGGCGGGCACGATGGTATTGCCTTCGGCCACCGCAAGCGCGCCGCCGGGACAGAAATCGTTTTGCACATCGATGACGATCAGGGCGTGGGTCATCAAAAACCTCCGGGTCTACACCGGACCTGCGTAGAAAGGCCGCTGGCGCGGGTCAAGCGGCATGGCTTGGCAAGGCAGGGACGGACCCGGTATAGCCGCGCCCATGTTCACGGTCGCTGCCCTCTACAAGTTCACCCGGTTCGATGATCCGGACGCCCTGCGGCCCGGGTTGCGGGCGGTGTGCGAGGCAGGCGGTGTGCGCGGCTCACTGCTCCTGGCGCGCGAGGGGATCAACGGGACCATCGCCGGGCCGCGCGCGGGGATCGATGCGGCCATTGCCGCAATCCGAGCGCTGCCCGGTTGCGCGGAGCTGGAGTGGAAGGAAAGCACGGCCAAAACGATGCCCTTCGGCAAGCTTAAGGTCCGCCTGAAACGCGAGATCGTGACCATGGGCCAGCCCCATGTGGACCCCATGGCAGCGGTCGGGCGCTATGTGCCGCCGCAGGACTGGAACGCGTTGATCTCTGCCGAGGACGTGGTGGTGATCGACACACGCAACGATTACGAGGTCGAGATCGGTACATTCAGGGGCGCGATCGACCCGCAAACCACGAGCTTTCGCGACTTCCCCGCCTGGTGGGAGGCCAACCGTCACCGGTTCGGCAACAAGCGTGTGGCGATGTTCTGCACCGGCGGCATCCGCTGCGAGAAATCGACGAACTACCTTCTGAGTGAAGGCGTGCTGGAGGTTTATCACCTGCAGGGCGGGATCTTGAAGTACCTCGAAGAGGTGCCCGAGCACGAGAGCCTCTGGGAAGGCGAGTGTTTCGTCTTCGACAAGCGGGTGAGCGTGGGGCACGGGCTGAAGCCCGGGCCGCTCGGACTATGCCATGCCTGCCGCCGCCCGCTCGCTGAAGCGGACAAGACGCGCCCGGAATACGAAACCGGCGTGTCCTGCCATCGCTGCCTCAGCGAATACAGCGAGGCAGATCGCACCCGTTTTCGCGAGCGGCAGAAGCAGATCAAGCTGGCGCGGGCGCGCGGCGAGGAACACCTTAGCTGATCCGGGCTTTCGGTGCCGGGGGCGCTGCGCTAGGAGACGTTTATGCCCATCGCCCTGTCGTCCCTGCCCGAACTGACCGACCTGCCCCATGACGAAATCATCGACGTCCGGTCCCCGGCGGAGTTTGCCGAGGACCATCTGCCGGGTGCGGTCAACCTGCCGGTTCTGTCGAACGCGGAGCGGGCCGAGGTCGGCACGGTCTATGTACAGGACAGCCCCTTCAAGGCGCGCAAGATGGGCGCGGCCCTCGTTGCGCGGAACGCGGCCCGGCATCTGGAGACCCATCTGGCCGACAAGCCGGGCGCGTACCGGCCGCTGGTCTATTGCTGGCGCGGGGGGCAGCGGTCCGGGTCCTTCGCGGCGATCCTGCAGCAGATCGGCTGGCGCGCCGAGACCTTGCAGGGCGGCTATCGGAGCTACCGGCGGC
The Dinoroseobacter shibae DFL 12 = DSM 16493 genome window above contains:
- a CDS encoding PAS domain-containing hybrid sensor histidine kinase/response regulator, which translates into the protein MPQPAPQAQNARQKFENRISDEGRFAAYARGRVGHFAARQVLTLLGALILWVLVSPQIGLLALALALLGEAVDCLTLWVLIKRRSFGRGARIVSTGTAAVQALSIAACVWIGWHATAGPEARFFAVAYLCGAIINASLVFPYNRRATEARLVIYILVIAVLFALDGLQGRGGRGQLVFDSLATLLLLYMAYSFVSFVLRSYTKRIKMEREMLEGQERLDRSYQTLRAREREARHLAMVAANANDSVIVTDRAGHIEYVNASFTRVTGYTVEEALGRTPAELLNGPNTDTEAIEAILNARRTHEPVRLELINRTKFGKDIWVETNITPMMDSDGNVVGEVAIERDITQAKQREQELAAAKTAAEEGARAKAQFLAMISHEIRTPLNGIIGMSDVMLSGPLDPEHRGNLQTILASGEGLLTIINDILDLSKLEAGKMEIDQLPFDLRAELQAALDLVRPLANEKGLSLSVDVSGLPEGRILGDPGRVRQVFLNLMGNAIKFTRAGAVSLRAAVDTGAAPPRVTLAVQDTGIGIPADRLDQIFDAFAQADSATTRDFGGTGLGLAISRQLTQQMGGDITVTSVPGKGSCFTMEFVTGLDVMQPVEVSPRICADDEADLPASLRLLIADDNRTNRLLLAKLLSPLKDGMRFAKDGVEAVEAFAADVPDLILMDMSMPRCDGLEATRRIRALEASRCTNAPVPIIALTANAFASDRERCLAAGMDGFLTKPIRRNDLLRTIARATRDSAIAPDNAAQPPPRHSAAV
- the pncA gene encoding bifunctional nicotinamidase/pyrazinamidase; this encodes MTHALIVIDVQNDFCPGGALAVAEGNTIVPAINALMAEAEAVVLTQDWHPAGHSSFASSHPGAAPLSMIDMPYGPQVLWPDHCVQGSDGAAFHPDLDTTRADMIVRKGFRPAIDSYSAFFENDHETPTGLDGYLRSRGITDLTLVGLATDFCVHYSAVDAAKLGFAVTVRTDLCRAIDLDGSLASACTAMQEAGVRLSDV
- a CDS encoding rhodanese-related sulfurtransferase, yielding MFTVAALYKFTRFDDPDALRPGLRAVCEAGGVRGSLLLAREGINGTIAGPRAGIDAAIAAIRALPGCAELEWKESTAKTMPFGKLKVRLKREIVTMGQPHVDPMAAVGRYVPPQDWNALISAEDVVVIDTRNDYEVEIGTFRGAIDPQTTSFRDFPAWWEANRHRFGNKRVAMFCTGGIRCEKSTNYLLSEGVLEVYHLQGGILKYLEEVPEHESLWEGECFVFDKRVSVGHGLKPGPLGLCHACRRPLAEADKTRPEYETGVSCHRCLSEYSEADRTRFRERQKQIKLARARGEEHLS